The Coregonus clupeaformis isolate EN_2021a unplaced genomic scaffold, ASM2061545v1 scaf1097, whole genome shotgun sequence genome window below encodes:
- the LOC121561267 gene encoding nucleolar protein 58, producing the protein MLVLFETAAGYAIFKVLDESKLQEVDSLWKEFETPEKANKVVKLKHFEKFQDTTEALAAATAMTEGKMGKSLKKILKKVVAKEAHEQLAISDAKLGGVIKEKLNLSCVHSPAVAELMRGIRTQMEALITGLPPREISAMSLGLAHSLSRYKLKFSPDKVDTMIVQAISLLDDLDKELNNYIMRCREWYGWHFPEVGKIITDNLAYCKSVRKIGARTNVATTDLSEHLPEEVEAEVKLAAEISMGTEVSEEDIGNIMHLCDQVIEITEYRTQLYDYLKNRMMAIAPNLTVMVGELVGARLISHAGSLLNLAKHPASTVQILGAEKALFRALKTRRDTPKYGLIYHASLVGQTSAKNKGKISRMLAAKASLAIRYDALGEDTNAEMGVENRAKLEARLRHLEEKGIRRISGTGKAMAKSDKYQHKSDVKVYDPSGDSTLPSVSKKRKFEEVEEEEVVTPVAVKSKKPKKEPVEEPEASTAAEETPKKKKKKARKAEAAEEAMDVKEEEEEATVSPTEESSKKKKKKKKKVKEEEGE; encoded by the exons ATGCTTGTTTTATTTGAAACCGCTGCTGGTTATGCAATATTTAAA gtCCTCGACGAGTCAAAGCTCCAAGAGGTGGACAGTTTATGGAAGGAGTTCGAAACGCCGGAGAAGGCCAACAAAGT AGTGAAGTTGAAGCACTTTGAGAAATTCCAGGACACAACAGAGGCTTTGGCAG CGGCCACTGCCATGACAGAAGGGAAAATGGGGAAGAGTCTGAAGAAGATCCTGAAGAAAGTGGTGGCTAAAGAAGCTCATGAACAGCTGGCCATCAGCGACGCTAAACTGGGAGGCGTGATCAAGGAGAAGTTGAACCTGAGCTGCGTCCACAGCCCTGCGGTGGCTGAACTGATGAGAGGGATCAGGACACAGATGGAGGCCCTGATCACTGGCCTGCCCCCCCGGGAGATCAGCGCCATGTCTCTGGGACTGGCTCACAG TTTGTCCCGTTACAAGCTGAAGTTCAGCCCTGACAAAGTGGATACCATGATAGTTCAAGCTATCT CTCTACTAGATGACCTGGACAAGGAGCTCAACAACTACATCATGCGCTGTAGGGAGTGGTACGGTTGGCACTTCCCCGAGGTGGGGAAGATCATCACAGACAACCTGGCCTACTGCAAGAGTGTCCGGAAGATAGGGGCCCGTACCAACGTGGCCACCACGGACCTGTCCGAACATCTACCTGAAGAGGTTGAGGCAGAGGTCAAACTGGCTGCAGAGATCTCCATGGGAACGGAGGTGTCAGAGGAGGACATCGGTAACATCATGCACCTGTGTGACCAGGTGATAGAGATCACAGAGTACCGCACCCAGCTGTACGACTATCTGAAGAACAGGATGATGGCTATCGCTCCCAACCTGACTGTCATGGTGGGGGAACTGGTGGGCGCGCGGCTCATCTCCCACGCTG GGTCCCTGTTGAACCTGGCCAAGCACCCGGCCTCCACAGTCCAGATCCTGGGAGCAGAGAAGGCCCTGTTCAGAGCCCTGAAGACCCGCAGGGACACGCCCAAATATGGTCTCATCTACCACGCCTCTCTGGTGGGGCAGACCTCTGCCAAGAACAAGGGCAAG ATCTCCAGGATGCTGGCAGCCAAAGCATCTCTGGCGATCCGCTACGATGCCCTGGGAGAGGACACCAACGCTGAGATGGGAGTTGAGAACCGGGCCAAGCTGGAGGCCAGACTACGCCACCTAGAGGAGAAGGGA ATCAGAAGAATCAGTGGAACAGGCAAAGCCATGGCCAAGTCTGACAAATACCAACACAAGAG TGACGTGAAGGTGTACGACCCCTCCGGAGACTCCACCCTCCCCTCTGTTTCCAAGAAGAGGAAGtttgaggaggtggaggaggaagaggtggtcaCACCGGTGGCAGTCAAATCCAAGAAACCCAAGAAAGAACCTGTGGAAG AACCAGAGGCGTCAACGGCAGCAGAAGAAACTcccaagaagaagaaaaagaaggcgAGGAAAGCCGAGGCAGCGGAGGAGGCGATGGAcgtgaaggaggaggaagaggaggcgacCGTCTCTCCCACAGAGGAA tcatcaaagaagaagaagaagaaaaagaagaaggtcaaggaggaagagggagaataa